The proteins below are encoded in one region of Microbispora sp. NBC_01189:
- a CDS encoding response regulator transcription factor produces MRVLLVEDEQPLATYIAAGLRKHGCAVDMAHDGRQALDKCEITPYDVVILDRDLPVVHGDIVCRRLAQRGDARVLMLTASGAVSDRVDGLALGADDYLGKPFAFSELVARVRALARRSTPAHPPVLRARDVELDPSRRTAERRGRLLALTPKEFGVLERLLTAGGAVVSPETLLDKVWDEHADPFTNAVRITVSTLRRKLGDPPLVETVTGAGYRIVP; encoded by the coding sequence ATGCGGGTGCTGCTGGTCGAGGACGAACAGCCGCTGGCCACGTACATCGCGGCCGGGCTGCGCAAGCACGGCTGCGCCGTGGACATGGCACACGACGGCCGCCAGGCACTGGACAAATGCGAGATCACTCCGTACGACGTGGTGATCCTGGACCGGGACCTTCCGGTGGTGCACGGCGACATCGTGTGCCGGCGGCTGGCGCAGCGGGGCGACGCCCGGGTGCTGATGCTGACCGCGTCCGGCGCCGTGTCCGACCGGGTGGACGGGCTGGCCCTGGGCGCCGACGACTACCTGGGGAAGCCGTTCGCGTTCTCCGAGCTGGTCGCCCGGGTGCGGGCGCTGGCCCGGCGCAGCACGCCGGCCCATCCTCCGGTGCTGCGCGCGCGGGATGTCGAACTCGATCCGTCCCGGCGCACCGCCGAACGGAGAGGCCGGCTGCTGGCGCTGACCCCGAAGGAGTTCGGCGTGCTGGAACGGCTGCTCACCGCCGGCGGCGCCGTGGTCAGCCCCGAGACGCTGCTGGACAAGGTGTGGGACGAGCACGCCGACCCGTTCACCAACGCCGTGCGCATCACCGTCAGCACGCTGCGCCGCAAGCTCGGTGATCCGCCGCTGGTCGAAACCGTGACCGGCGCCGGGTACCGGATCGTCCCGTGA
- a CDS encoding HAMP domain-containing sensor histidine kinase, translated as MIRPLTARGRLTLVYTGLVLAAGLMLTVLTYLLLFHSMRLVVADAVSRLLTRAVPALLVVTAWAGLTGWLVAGRILRPIRAISETANRLSAENLSERIPVRRPTDELATLATTVNGMLDRIQHGVAERDRILDSQRLFVANAAHELRTPLTTMRIAVDVTLDGEPGPAELVTMARDVAAAVDVSRRTLDGLLILARSQAGPLRRAPVDLAAVATAAVAATAGEAADGAVTLRTDLRPAPAAGEPVLLERMTGNLVENALRHNHAGGHVTVTSGTVDGRAFLRVVNTGRPITPDEERRLFEPFVRGAADGTGGAGLGLSIVRAVVTAHDGQIFSTARPTGGMDIAVHLPAAEEAPAPG; from the coding sequence GTGATCCGGCCGCTGACCGCCCGCGGCCGGCTCACCCTCGTGTACACCGGCCTGGTGCTGGCCGCCGGACTGATGCTGACGGTGCTGACGTACCTGTTGCTGTTCCACAGCATGCGGCTGGTCGTCGCCGACGCGGTGTCCAGGCTGCTGACCCGGGCCGTGCCGGCGCTGCTGGTGGTGACCGCGTGGGCGGGGCTGACCGGCTGGCTGGTGGCCGGGCGGATACTGCGGCCGATCCGGGCGATCTCCGAGACCGCGAACCGGCTGTCCGCGGAGAACCTCTCCGAACGGATACCCGTCCGCCGGCCCACCGACGAACTGGCGACGCTGGCCACCACCGTCAACGGCATGCTGGACCGCATCCAGCACGGCGTCGCCGAACGCGACCGGATCCTCGACAGCCAGCGCCTGTTCGTCGCCAACGCCGCGCACGAACTGCGGACCCCGCTCACCACCATGCGCATCGCGGTCGACGTCACCCTCGACGGCGAGCCCGGCCCGGCCGAACTCGTCACGATGGCCCGCGACGTCGCCGCCGCCGTCGACGTCAGCCGCCGCACCCTCGACGGGCTTCTGATCCTGGCCCGCAGCCAGGCCGGCCCGCTCCGCCGGGCGCCCGTGGACCTGGCGGCGGTCGCCACCGCGGCGGTCGCCGCCACCGCCGGCGAGGCGGCGGACGGGGCCGTCACCCTCCGCACCGACCTGCGGCCGGCACCGGCCGCGGGCGAGCCGGTACTGCTGGAGCGGATGACCGGCAACCTGGTCGAGAACGCGCTGCGCCACAATCACGCCGGCGGGCACGTCACGGTGACCTCCGGCACCGTGGACGGGCGCGCGTTCCTGCGGGTGGTCAACACCGGCCGCCCGATCACACCGGACGAGGAGCGACGGCTGTTCGAGCCGTTCGTCCGCGGCGCCGCCGACGGCACCGGCGGGGCCGGGCTCGGCCTGTCCATCGTCCGCGCGGTCGTCACCGCGCACGACGGACAGATCTTCAGCACCGCCCGGCCGACCGGCGGCATGGACATCGCCGTGCATCTGCCGGCGGCCGAGGAGGCACCTGCTCCCGGGTGA
- a CDS encoding metal-sensitive transcriptional regulator, which produces MHGYSGDKQAYLTRLRRIEGQIRGLQRMVDEEAYCIDILTQVSAATRALQAVALGLLEDHIGHCVADAVRSGGPEADEKIREASAAIARLVRS; this is translated from the coding sequence ATGCACGGGTACAGCGGGGACAAACAGGCTTACCTCACCCGCCTGCGCCGGATCGAGGGACAGATCCGGGGGCTGCAGCGGATGGTGGACGAAGAGGCCTACTGCATCGACATCCTCACCCAGGTCTCGGCGGCCACCCGCGCCCTTCAGGCGGTGGCCCTCGGCCTGCTGGAGGATCACATCGGCCACTGTGTCGCCGACGCCGTCAGGAGCGGCGGCCCCGAGGCCGACGAGAAGATCAGGGAGGCTTCGGCCGCCATCGCCCGCCTCGTACGGTCCTGA